A DNA window from Plasmodium brasilianum strain Bolivian I chromosome 12, whole genome shotgun sequence contains the following coding sequences:
- a CDS encoding hypothetical protein (Plasmodium exported protein), whose translation MKHHKTLKKGKNVINSEENQDAKATIDGISWYKKIDLKNTLDVRIRRLLYGETDIYSQQICESIKDKAMKTVNEYEYYFGNRLNKITQNSDLNKFNKYINDKNSQKSSSFIKFKDNFSNSDDSLLSIDYLQSVDNELNEKPFIMKNYMSRKENRSSSIFKNFKKLDAKFERLVEKLLLNFNNMGFIHTDNVLFFQ comes from the exons ATGAAGCATCATAAAACT ttaaaaaaaggtaaaaatgttataaattcTGAAGAGAATCAAGATGCTAAg GCAACTATTGATGGAATATCATGGTATAAGAAAATCGACCTAAAGAATACATTAGATGTAAGAATAAGAAGGTTATTATATGGGGAAACAGATATATATTCCCAACAGATATGTGAATCCATTAAAGATAAAGCAATGAAAACAGTAAAtgaatatgaatattattttggAAATAgactaaataaaataacacaaAATAGTGATTTAAATAAgttcaataaatatataaatgataaaaattcgCAAAAATCTTCTagtttcataaaatttaaagataATTTTAGCAATTCCGACGATTCACTATTATCTATTGACTATCTTCAATCAGTAgataatgaattaaatgaaaaaccgtttattatgaaaaattatatgtcaagaaaagaaaatagatCATCatcaatatttaaaaattttaagaaattagATGCAAAATTTGAAAGACTAGTAGAAAAACTATTatt GAATTTTAATAACATGGGCTTTATCCACACTGacaatgttttatttttccaataA
- a CDS encoding hypothetical protein (Plasmodium exported protein), with product MAQKKKKLFFIKFFAFTLFIWLLNYTYEYSTLNVSINNKNRKNNLLNESISRLLLGPEVEQSFPTRPIKTCTRVNNDLKNGENNDTHRPNGLKKNNKDQNGLKKGENNNPQRPNGLKKDNIDQNGLKKGENNIPQRPNGLKKDNIDQNGLKKGENNIPQRPNGLKKGENNIPQHPNGLKKGENNIPQHPNGLKKGENNIPQRPNGLKKGEDNIPQHPNGLKKGENNIPQRPNGLKKGEDNIPQRPNGLKKGENNNPQRPNGLKKDNIDQNGLKTGENNIPQHPNGLKKGENNNPQRPNGLKNDNKDQESSKLTQNEESEELDNPTESSELCEISDDAQVKVKRKFSLSDLSNIDDMDEFLAQLDMNDFSIKKLIINMIKKKDQKYEEDLMKLIRPWYFKHYYDGKKRTIKSRIALFFKYFSFVSSIISLTISWGLQYWGVVGQSSPSSFIALAIAVAMLVYLIYKLIICIKRVKAQAKRNPHLTYRDFEPPNKKKKKKRGFLCFGKKKKSDDDDDEEYKVIEDKDENSDIKDDKMEILEKKKI from the exons AtggcacaaaaaaaaaaaaagttattttttattaaattttttgccTTTACCCTTTTTATATGGCTCTTGAATTATACTTATGAG tacTCTACCTTAAATGTATCAATCAATAACAAAAAcaggaaaaataatttattaaatgaaagtATTAGCAGATTATTACTGGGACCAGAAGTTGAACAATCATTTCCAACAAGACCTATAAAAACGTGTACAAGAGTAAACAATGATTTAAAGAATGGAGAAAATAATGACACACATCGTCCAAATggattaaagaaaaataacaaagATCAAAATGGATTAAAGAAaggtgaaaataataatccaCAACGTCCAAATGGATTAAAGAAAGATAACATAGATCAAAATGGATTAAAAAAAGGTGAAAATAATATCCCACAACGTCCAAATGGATTAAAGAAAGATAACATAGATCAAAATGGATTAAAGAAAGGTGAAAATAATATCCCACAACGTCCAAATGGATTAAAGAAAGGTGAAAATAATATCCCACAACATCCAAATGGATTAAAGAAAGGTGAAAATAATATCCCACAACATCCAAATGGATTAAAGAAAGGTGAAAATAATATCCCACAACGTCCAAATGGATTAAAGAAAGGTGAAGATAATATCCCACAACATCCAAATGGATTAAAGAAAGGTGAAAACAATATCCCACAACGTCCAAATGGATTAAAGAAAGGTGAAGATAATATCCCACAACGTCCAAATGGATTAAAGAAAGGTGAAAATAATAACCCACAACGTCCAAATGGATTAAAGAAAGATAACATAGATCAAAATGGATTAAAGACAGGTGAAAATAATATCCCACAACATCCAAATGGATTAAAGAAAGGTGAAAATAATAACCCACAACGTCCAAATGGATTAAAGAATGATAACAAAGATCAAGAATCTAGTAAGTTAACACAAAATGAGGAATCCGAAGAACTAGATAATCCAACCGAATCTAGTGAACTTTGTGAAATATCAGACGATGCACAAGTAAaagttaaaagaaaattttcacTATCCGATTTATCTAATATTGATGATATGGATGAGTTCTTGGCTCAACTTGATATGAACGATTTTTCCATTAAAAAGTTAATCATTAAcatgattaaaaaaaaggatcaaaaatatgaagaagatttaatgaaattaataagACCTTGGTATTTTAAGCATTATTATGATGGGAAAAAGAGAACTATTAAATCACGTAtagctcttttttttaaatattttagctTTGTTTCTTCAATAATTTCGTTAACAATATCTTGGGGACTCCAATATTGGGGTGTTGTAGGTCAAAGCTCTCCTAGCTCATTTATAGCTCTAGCTATAGCAGTTGCTATGttagtttatttaatttacaaattaataatttgtattaAAAGAGTTAAAGCTCAAGCTAAAAGAAATCCGCACTTAACATATCGTGATTTTGAGCCccctaataaaaaaaaaaaaaaaaaaagaggatttttatgttttggtaaaaaaaaaaaatctgatgatgatgatgatgaagaaTATAAAGTTATTGAGGATAAAGATGAAAATTCTGATATTAAGGATGATAAAATGGAAATtctagaaaagaaaaaaatttaa